A part of Neovison vison isolate M4711 chromosome 6, ASM_NN_V1, whole genome shotgun sequence genomic DNA contains:
- the LOC122908576 gene encoding uncharacterized protein LOC122908576 yields MLGGPDRQRRGCCALGRRRRSRDPAGCGASGARLDPVVDGGEYAGANGARNGTQARGRMTRRSPGSWRFLPAPALCPCARGPPAPPPPRELPPASARGRTWGPGLQTPQGPRARAQGSSVPPSPAAGLLRQLRVDEPYSPRSPTRPLCPCICRRTSGLFPQSGCRGRRCCELWGAGAPSGHSVFIFGSGGASLCSRQPCRRPPFLRTSPAPVVPRLAGCSRCCSRCDDHEVGSHCGVALNVPDAERSALPIPTSSDRKTCRHRPCVWGNRPGWLRVHIEAQENGQARVHPFSPLAHTRSPVSTLASLIREMVAAARLASAASVADSRSAQRQWLPRSSFAFGDVRCWPWIRVETWLGRVCSEHGWGPGVQLPGRASLGGLCVSACRLQKLPQTSRSAALAGGFTAETGVTTSLHV; encoded by the exons ATGCTCGGCGGGCCCGACCGTCAGCGCCGCGGATGCTGCGCGCTCGGCCGCCGG CGGAGGAGCCGCGACCCCGCGGGGTGCGGGGCCTCGGGCGCCCGGCTGGACCCGGTGGTGGACGGCGGGGAGTACGCGGGGGCAAACGGGGCGCGGAACGGGACGCAAGCCCGGGGCCGGATGACCCGCCGCTCCCCCGGGTCCTGGCGCTTTCTCCCCGCTCCCGCCCTCTGTCCCTGCGCTCGTGgcccgcccgcgcccccgcccccgagGGAGCTGCCTCCCGCCTCCGCCCGAGGCCGCACGTGGGGTCCCGGCCTCCAGACCCCGCAGGGTCCGAGG GCGCGGGCCCAGGGCAGTAGCGTTCCCCCAAGCCCCGCTGCCGGCCTCCTGCGGCAGCTCCGGGTGGATGAGCCCTACTCCCCACGGAGCCCCA CCCGTCCTCTCTGTCCGTGCATCTGCCGACGGACGTCCGGGCTCTTCCCGCAGTCCGGCTGTCGTGGGCGTCGCTGCTGTGAACTCTGGGGGGCAGGGGCCCCTTCGGGTCACTCTGTCttcatctttggg agcggcggCGCCAGCTTGTGTTCCCGCCAGCCGTGCAGGAGGCCCCCCTTTCTCCGCAcctcgccagcacctgtcgtTCCCCGACTGGCTGGTTGTAGCCGTTGTTGTAGCCGTTGTGACGACCATGAGGTGGGGTCTCACTGCGGTGTTGCTCTGAATGTCCCGGATGCTGAGCGATCCGCCCTGCCCATTCCCACATCTTCAGATCGGAAGACCTGCCGCCACAG GCCCTGTGTTTGGGGGAACCGGCCGGGATGGCTGAGGGTCCACATCGAGGCCCAGGAGAATGGACAGGCAAGAGTGCATCCTTTCAGCCCGCTGGCCCACACCCGGTCTCCGGTGAGCACCTTGGCAAGCCTCATCCGTGAGATGGTGGCAGCAGCACGGCTGGCCTCCGCAGCCAG TGTTGCAGATTCCAGAAGCGCTCAAAGACAGTGGCTTCCTCGAAGTTCCTTCGCGTTTGGCGATGTGCGCTGCTGGCCGTGGATCCGAGTGGAGACGTGGCTGGGGCGGGTGTGTTCCGAGCACGGCTGGGGTCCAGGGGTCCAGCTTCCCGGGCGCGCCTCCCTCGGTGGGCTGTGCGTTTCAGCGTGCCGTCTCCAGAAGCTCCCGCAGACTTCCCGGAGCGCGGCCCTCGCTGGAGGCTTTACTGCGGAAACAGGTGTCACCACGTCCCTGCACGTCTGA